The Balaenoptera ricei isolate mBalRic1 chromosome X, mBalRic1.hap2, whole genome shotgun sequence region TCTGTAATAACTGCCAGTTTTATTCCTCTGGCTAAGAGATCCAGAGGTAATTTgaggtttacattttttttaatagttctttcATCAAGAATTTAGGTGCCCCCATTGCCCTTATAAGCTGGTTGCAAATTATTTGATTGActcttaattataaaaaaaaattaattctttttgtatgtgtgacgtgttcattaaaaaatacatataagcaaaaagaaaaaaactcacacCACACAGAAATAAGCACAGTTaaatttttgatatatgtatgtatgtatacacacgcacacgcacacacacacaatttgagATTTTCTCCTACATATGTGAGCTGATACTAAATATGCTGCTTTGTAACCTGTTATGTTTTACTTTACAATATggaatgaacatattttcatgcatATGTGTGAAACTTCCCAATTGAAAAACAGACCTGGAGAATGTGTCAAAATACAAAATCCAGATGCTGGTAATAAGGACACTACCTAAAACAAAACTCCACcagatgattaaaaataaaacaaaagtcaaaGATACATCAGAAAATGCTAACAGAAAGAAAGCAGGGGCCAGATTTTAAtatcagacagaaaaaaaaaaagaattcaaggcCTAAAGCACACAGGATAAGGACGGCTGCGTGAATGTCTTTGTTTCCAATGCATCATCACAAACTTGTTTCTTACTCTTCTTATCTCTTCCCTAAGCCTTTCCAACTCATCTACTCCTCTTATCATTTCTTCTGGGTCCAAATGCCTAACCGGAGTGTCCTCTTTATATCCCTGACCAGGCTGAGTCAGCCCTCCTCTAAGGTTTCCTTCTGCTTCCTGGCTTACACCTTCTTCAGAAGGTAGAGGATTTCTTTCTGCCTCCTGTGGTACAGCTTCCATAGGGCGGTCTTCCTCAGCCTTTGGCATGTTCTgtgcttttccttcattttcttcacaAGACTTTTGCATGTTgagtatttttctcttatttcc contains the following coding sequences:
- the TCEAL8 gene encoding transcription elongation factor A protein-like 8, with translation MQKSCEENEGKAQNMPKAEEDRPMEAVPQEAERNPLPSEEGVSQEAEGNLRGGLTQPGQGYKEDTPVRHLDPEEMIRGVDELERLREEIRRVRNKFVMMHWKQRHSRSRPYPVCFRP